A single Kribbella aluminosa DNA region contains:
- a CDS encoding right-handed parallel beta-helix repeat-containing protein has product MNLKAGTYQVDKTITFDDRDSNVTYRSVDGPGKAVFEAGQEVTGWTPYKDGIFKAPVDVGQPFYSLYAEGKRATTARFPNKASDDKWAPYLKSVLFDPTKEAVHDQLGFSTGDIDPSWDLRLGTDWPAQVTVWSGGSWSWFTDTIPMLDINFAKKRTTLVYPARYGFINSGGGSRYYVQNSLSLLDQAGEYYLDYPAKTLYYKPSGGTMDGVKVFRPTQTEVFSIAGASANRRVENLTLDGLTIQHTDFMQWYRYGWNGTGDSGVKHKYPKYDTQIEMPRNQWGAITLTNTRGVTLTRLHLQQTGFTGIELLFANEKATVSDSLLEHIGNDGIKVEGGYPGEGDLAHGNTFTNNYIHHIGELVPGDSAGIEIMDSGHNLVSHTVVEHGARYGISIESRPEIPNADNYTGGNTVKYVRLSHLAQDSGDTGPFYAYGVRNEPPYTPDASVSQMIIDDANADPSMPDAKPYGVHMDFGGCGFAFSDIKVTNTESDPYHGPSAGPCDTFANVSWEAGFDDSKLQYDQIGVLPSFPYEKP; this is encoded by the coding sequence GTGAATCTGAAGGCCGGCACGTATCAGGTGGACAAGACGATCACGTTCGACGACCGCGACTCCAACGTCACCTACCGCAGCGTGGACGGGCCGGGCAAGGCCGTCTTCGAGGCGGGGCAGGAGGTGACGGGCTGGACGCCGTACAAGGACGGCATCTTCAAGGCGCCGGTCGACGTCGGCCAGCCGTTCTACAGCTTGTACGCCGAGGGCAAGCGTGCGACGACGGCCCGCTTCCCGAACAAGGCGTCTGACGACAAGTGGGCGCCGTACCTGAAGTCGGTCCTGTTCGACCCGACCAAGGAGGCGGTGCACGACCAGCTCGGGTTCAGCACCGGCGACATCGACCCGTCGTGGGACCTGCGGCTCGGGACCGACTGGCCGGCGCAGGTGACGGTCTGGTCGGGCGGCTCGTGGTCGTGGTTCACCGACACGATCCCGATGCTCGACATCAACTTCGCCAAGAAGCGGACCACGCTCGTCTACCCGGCGCGGTACGGCTTCATCAACTCGGGCGGCGGCTCCCGGTACTACGTCCAGAACTCGCTGAGCCTGCTCGACCAGGCGGGTGAGTACTACCTGGACTACCCGGCGAAGACCCTGTACTACAAGCCGTCCGGCGGCACCATGGACGGCGTCAAGGTGTTCCGGCCGACGCAGACCGAGGTGTTCTCGATCGCCGGCGCGTCCGCGAACCGGCGAGTGGAGAACCTGACGCTCGACGGCCTGACCATTCAGCACACCGACTTCATGCAGTGGTACCGGTACGGCTGGAACGGGACCGGGGACTCGGGCGTGAAGCACAAGTACCCGAAGTACGACACCCAGATCGAGATGCCGCGGAACCAGTGGGGAGCGATCACGCTCACCAACACCCGGGGCGTGACGCTGACCAGGTTGCACCTGCAGCAGACCGGCTTCACCGGGATCGAGCTGCTGTTCGCGAACGAGAAGGCCACGGTGTCGGACAGCCTGCTCGAACACATCGGCAACGACGGCATCAAGGTCGAGGGTGGCTACCCCGGCGAGGGAGACCTGGCGCACGGCAACACGTTCACCAACAACTACATCCACCACATCGGTGAGCTGGTCCCGGGCGACTCGGCCGGCATCGAGATCATGGACAGCGGTCACAACCTCGTGAGTCATACGGTGGTCGAGCACGGTGCGCGGTACGGCATCAGCATCGAGTCGCGGCCGGAGATCCCGAACGCGGACAACTACACCGGCGGGAACACGGTGAAGTACGTGCGGTTGTCGCATCTCGCGCAGGACAGCGGCGATACGGGCCCGTTCTACGCGTACGGCGTCCGCAACGAGCCGCCGTACACGCCGGATGCGTCGGTCTCCCAGATGATCATCGACGACGCGAATGCGGACCCGTCGATGCCGGACGCGAAGCCGTACGGCGTGCACATGGACTTCGGCGGCTGCGGGTTCGCGTTCTCGGACATCAAGGTGACGAACACCGAGAGCGACCCGTACCACGGCCCGTCGGCCGGTCCGTGCGACACGTTCGCGAACGTGAGCTGGGAGGCCGGGTTCGACGACTCCAAGCTGCAGTACGACCAGATCGGCGTACTGCCGTCCTTCCCGTACGAGAAGCCCTGA
- a CDS encoding ABC transporter permease subunit, protein MALPGLALLLLFHYLPLLGNLIAFQEYLPFVPLGRSAWVGLDNFAVIFNGDAEFLNALKNTLLITLVQVVFVFPAPIALALLLNSLLSERIKRVVQSVLYLPHFLSWVIVIAIFQQILGGSGLINNFLRSHGMGTIDFLGNPDGFIALLSSQVIWRDTGWGTILFLAALTQIDPGLYEAARVDGASRWRQLWHVTVPGIRGLIILLLILRLGDSLTVGFEQIILQQNLVGRPASEVLDTYVYNNGVLAGQWGVSAAVGLVKGLVGVALVIGANKIAHIFGEAGVYQK, encoded by the coding sequence ATGGCTCTGCCCGGGCTGGCGCTGCTGCTGTTGTTCCACTACCTGCCGTTGCTCGGGAACCTGATCGCGTTCCAGGAGTACCTGCCGTTCGTCCCGCTCGGCCGCAGCGCCTGGGTCGGGCTGGACAACTTCGCGGTGATCTTCAACGGCGACGCGGAGTTCCTCAACGCACTCAAGAACACGCTGCTGATCACGCTGGTCCAGGTGGTCTTCGTGTTCCCGGCGCCGATCGCGCTCGCGCTGCTGCTGAACAGCCTGCTGTCCGAGCGGATCAAGCGCGTCGTGCAGTCGGTGCTGTACCTGCCGCACTTCCTGTCCTGGGTGATCGTGATCGCGATCTTCCAGCAGATCCTCGGCGGCAGCGGCCTGATCAACAACTTCCTGCGCTCGCACGGGATGGGCACGATCGACTTCCTCGGCAACCCGGACGGGTTCATCGCGCTGCTCAGCAGCCAGGTGATCTGGAGGGACACAGGGTGGGGGACGATCCTGTTCCTGGCCGCGCTGACCCAGATCGATCCCGGGTTGTACGAGGCTGCGCGGGTCGACGGCGCCTCCCGGTGGCGGCAACTGTGGCACGTCACCGTGCCTGGTATCCGTGGGCTGATCATCCTGCTGCTGATCCTGCGGCTCGGCGACTCGCTGACCGTCGGGTTCGAGCAGATCATCCTGCAGCAGAACCTGGTCGGACGGCCGGCGAGCGAAGTACTCGACACGTACGTCTACAACAACGGCGTACTGGCCGGGCAATGGGGCGTGTCCGCCGCGGTGGGCCTGGTGAAGGGCCTGGTCGGCGTCGCC